A window of the Mannheimia granulomatis genome harbors these coding sequences:
- the artQ gene encoding arginine ABC transporter permease ArtQ produces the protein MSSDIFNLLASATLMTLGIAVASLFIGMLLSILFVVLETSKIACIRKPTTVMITLLRGLPEILVVFLIYFGLIQIIFLMTDEFAELNAFWCGSIALGIIFAAYASQSLRGAIKAIPLGQWESGAALGLSRAQVFIRIVMPQVWRHALPGLSNQWLVLLKDTALVSLIGVDDLIRQSELINANTHQPFTWYGIAALIYLAITLISQRVIKLLEARFTRFERGVA, from the coding sequence ATGTCTTCTGATATTTTTAACTTACTTGCCAGTGCAACCTTGATGACATTAGGGATTGCAGTGGCAAGCCTTTTTATTGGTATGTTGCTGTCAATCTTGTTTGTGGTACTTGAAACAAGTAAGATTGCTTGCATCCGCAAACCGACAACTGTCATGATTACATTATTAAGAGGTTTACCCGAAATTTTAGTGGTATTCCTCATTTATTTTGGATTAATCCAAATTATTTTCTTAATGACAGATGAATTTGCAGAGTTGAATGCATTTTGGTGCGGTTCTATTGCTCTTGGGATTATTTTTGCTGCTTATGCATCCCAATCTTTGCGTGGAGCGATTAAGGCTATTCCACTAGGCCAGTGGGAATCAGGTGCTGCTTTAGGATTAAGTCGCGCACAAGTTTTTATCCGTATTGTGATGCCACAAGTATGGAGACACGCATTACCGGGGTTGAGCAACCAGTGGTTAGTATTATTAAAGGATACCGCTTTGGTTTCTTTGATTGGAGTAGATGATTTAATACGTCAGTCGGAATTAATTAATGCGAACACTCATCAACCTTTTACTTGGTATGGTATTGCTGCTCTTATTTATTTAGCGATCACTCTTATCAGTCAACGAGTGATTAAGCTGTTAGAAGCCCGCTTTACCCGTTTTGAGCGAGGAGTTGCCTGA
- the artM gene encoding arginine ABC transporter permease ArtM, whose translation MLWDYLVEISQGIGTSLQLTFVALIIAFILAIILTFILSLENRLLKWLVNGFITLFTGTPLLIQFFLIYSGPGQFEWITQSPLWSVLSDAWFCAMLALALNSAAYSTLLFHGAVKAIPKGQWETCDALGLSRLDTLKILIPYALKRALPSYSNEIVLVFKGTSLASTITIMDIMGYARQLYGTEYDALSIYGMAGVIYLVITGIMTLTLRKLESKVLAFERFEAEKA comes from the coding sequence ATGTTGTGGGATTATTTAGTTGAAATTTCACAAGGTATTGGTACAAGTCTTCAATTGACCTTTGTGGCGTTAATTATTGCCTTTATTTTGGCTATTATACTTACGTTTATTCTTTCACTAGAAAACCGTCTTCTTAAATGGCTGGTGAATGGTTTTATTACTTTATTTACCGGCACGCCATTATTGATTCAGTTCTTCTTGATTTATAGTGGCCCCGGACAGTTTGAGTGGATTACACAAAGCCCGCTATGGTCAGTACTTTCTGATGCTTGGTTTTGTGCTATGCTGGCATTAGCGCTGAATAGTGCTGCCTACTCAACATTGCTTTTCCATGGTGCAGTAAAAGCAATTCCAAAAGGACAGTGGGAGACCTGTGATGCTTTAGGTTTAAGCAGACTAGATACGCTTAAAATTTTGATTCCTTATGCTTTAAAACGTGCGTTACCGTCTTATAGTAATGAGATCGTGTTGGTGTTTAAGGGGACATCACTTGCCTCAACTATTACTATTATGGATATTATGGGTTATGCTCGCCAGTTATATGGTACAGAATATGATGCTCTATCTATTTATGGTATGGCAGGAGTTATATATCTTGTAATTACAGGTATTATGACATTAACGTTAAGAAAATTAGAAAGCAAAGTATTGGCATTTGAACGCTTTGAAGCAGAGAAAGCATAA
- the potC gene encoding spermidine/putrescine ABC transporter permease PotC — MKKTFRNLFMFVVFAYLYIPIIIWVVNSFNADRFGLNWKGFTWNWYERLFSNDTLVQATMNSLTIAFFAATFSTILGALTSIALYRYRFRGKKLVGGMLFVVMMSPDIVMAVSMLVLFMIMGIKLGFISLLIAHITFCLPYVVIAISSRLSDFDGKMLEAAKDLGASEVTILRKIILPLALPSIISGWLLSFTISLDDVIVSSFVTSPSYEVLPLKIFSLVKTGVTPEVNALATIMIIFSLTLVVLSQLVVRKKV; from the coding sequence ATGAAAAAGACATTTAGAAACCTTTTTATGTTCGTGGTGTTTGCTTATTTGTATATCCCAATCATCATTTGGGTAGTAAATTCATTTAATGCAGACCGTTTTGGTTTAAATTGGAAAGGGTTTACTTGGAACTGGTACGAGCGTCTATTCAGCAATGACACTTTAGTACAAGCAACAATGAATTCATTGACTATTGCATTCTTTGCTGCGACATTCTCAACGATTTTAGGTGCTTTAACCTCTATCGCACTTTATCGTTACCGTTTTCGTGGTAAAAAATTAGTGGGCGGCATGCTATTTGTGGTGATGATGTCACCTGATATTGTGATGGCAGTCTCTATGCTTGTACTGTTTATGATTATGGGAATTAAGCTTGGCTTTATTTCGCTTTTAATTGCTCATATTACATTCTGCTTACCTTATGTCGTAATCGCTATTTCATCACGCTTAAGCGATTTTGACGGCAAAATGTTAGAGGCCGCAAAAGATTTAGGGGCAAGTGAAGTCACTATTTTACGTAAAATTATTTTACCGTTAGCCTTGCCTTCAATTATTTCAGGCTGGTTATTAAGCTTTACGATTTCACTTGATGACGTTATCGTATCATCATTTGTGACCAGCCCAAGCTATGAAGTATTACCACTGAAAATCTTCTCATTGGTTAAAACTGGCGTAACACCAGAAGTGAACGCACTTGCAACCATTATGATTATTTTCTCATTAACTTTAGTAGTGTTAAGTCAATTAGTGGTGAGAAAGAAGGTATAA
- the potB gene encoding spermidine/putrescine ABC transporter permease PotB — MKANSKFQNGAVSAIFGWLLLFVLVPNVLVLIISFLTENRQSQYFVDFAFSLEAYKSLFNDTYATVLWNSLYMAGIATFLCLIIGYPFAFIIAKMPAKIRPFLLFLVVLPFWTNSLIRIYGIKIFLGVKGVLNETLLSLGLISEPLRLLNSEIAIIIGLVYILLPFMILPLYSSIEKIDHRLLEAAKDLGANAFQRFIRVTIPLTMPGIVAGCLLVLLPAMGMFYVADLLGGGKTPLVGNIIKSLFLNTNQFALGSAVSIALTILMALMLYVYYRANKLLNKKVELE, encoded by the coding sequence ATGAAGGCGAATAGTAAATTCCAAAATGGTGCGGTCTCTGCTATTTTCGGTTGGCTATTGCTTTTCGTATTAGTGCCGAACGTACTCGTTTTAATTATCAGTTTCTTAACAGAAAACCGTCAAAGCCAATATTTCGTTGATTTTGCATTTAGTCTTGAAGCGTATAAATCATTATTCAACGATACCTATGCCACAGTATTGTGGAACTCGCTTTATATGGCGGGCATTGCTACATTTCTCTGTTTAATCATCGGTTATCCTTTTGCATTTATCATTGCAAAAATGCCGGCAAAAATCAGACCGTTTTTACTGTTTTTAGTGGTGTTACCATTCTGGACTAACTCACTCATTCGTATTTACGGAATTAAAATTTTCTTAGGTGTGAAAGGTGTCTTAAACGAAACATTATTATCGCTCGGATTAATTAGTGAGCCTTTACGTTTATTAAACTCTGAAATAGCGATTATTATTGGTTTGGTTTATATATTATTACCATTTATGATTTTACCACTGTATTCATCTATTGAGAAAATTGATCACCGTCTTCTAGAAGCCGCCAAAGACTTGGGAGCAAACGCTTTCCAACGCTTTATCAGGGTAACCATTCCTCTGACAATGCCGGGCATTGTTGCAGGCTGTTTATTAGTATTACTACCTGCAATGGGTATGTTCTATGTAGCAGATTTACTCGGTGGTGGTAAAACACCATTAGTCGGTAACATTATTAAGAGCTTATTCTTAAATACAAACCAATTTGCTTTAGGCTCTGCGGTAAGTATTGCATTAACAATTTTGATGGCATTGATGCTTTATGTTTACTATCGTGCAAATAAATTATTAAATAAAAAGGTGGAGCTTGAATAA
- the potA gene encoding spermidine/putrescine ABC transporter ATP-binding protein PotA, which yields MEKLEQKAIIELKNVTKSYGSKTILKNLNLTINDGEFLTILGPSGCGKTTALRLIAGFEDLTDGSIILDGQDVSDIPAEQRPVNTVFQSYALFPHMTIFENVAFGLRMQKVPNAEIEPRVMEALRMVRLEDRAQQKPAQLSGGQQQRIAIARAVVNKPKVLLLDESLSALDYKLRKEMQNELKALQRQLGITFIFVTHDQEEALTMSDRIIVMNGGKIAQDGTPREIYEEPSNLFVARFIGEINVFDATVIERVDAQNVKANVEGRICNIKVENMDVHPNQKLKVLLRPEDIVIEELDENESSKAIIGHIIDRNYKGMTLESSVKLDHNGLNVLVSEFFNEDDPNIDHEVGQKVALTWYEGWEVVLNDEGE from the coding sequence ATGGAAAAATTAGAACAAAAAGCTATCATTGAGCTTAAAAATGTAACAAAAAGCTACGGTAGTAAAACGATTCTTAAAAATTTAAATTTAACCATTAATGATGGTGAATTTTTAACAATTTTAGGCCCTTCAGGTTGTGGTAAAACTACCGCATTACGTTTAATTGCAGGTTTTGAAGATTTAACAGATGGCTCAATTATTCTTGATGGTCAAGATGTTTCTGATATTCCTGCGGAACAACGTCCTGTTAATACCGTATTCCAAAGCTATGCTTTGTTCCCACATATGACTATTTTTGAAAATGTGGCGTTTGGCTTACGTATGCAAAAAGTGCCGAATGCTGAAATTGAGCCTCGTGTAATGGAAGCATTACGTATGGTTCGACTTGAAGATAGAGCACAGCAAAAACCGGCTCAACTTTCAGGCGGTCAGCAACAACGTATTGCTATCGCTCGTGCGGTTGTAAACAAACCTAAAGTATTATTATTAGATGAATCTCTTTCGGCGTTAGATTATAAATTGCGCAAAGAGATGCAAAATGAATTAAAAGCATTACAACGCCAATTAGGTATTACCTTTATTTTCGTTACCCACGATCAAGAAGAAGCGTTAACCATGTCTGACCGTATTATCGTAATGAACGGTGGTAAAATTGCTCAAGACGGCACGCCTCGTGAAATTTACGAAGAGCCAAGTAATCTGTTTGTAGCGCGTTTTATCGGTGAAATTAATGTTTTCGATGCAACGGTGATTGAGCGTGTCGATGCACAAAACGTGAAAGCAAATGTAGAAGGTCGTATCTGCAATATTAAAGTGGAAAATATGGATGTTCATCCAAACCAGAAACTAAAAGTGCTATTACGCCCTGAAGATATTGTGATCGAAGAACTAGATGAAAACGAAAGTTCTAAAGCGATTATCGGTCATATTATTGATCGTAACTATAAAGGGATGACGCTTGAATCAAGCGTTAAGTTAGATCATAACGGTTTAAACGTATTGGTTAGCGAATTCTTTAACGAAGATGACCCGAATATCGACCACGAAGTCGGTCAAAAAGTGGCATTAACCTGGTATGAAGGCTGGGAGGTTGTGTTAAACGATGAAGGCGAATAG
- the rep gene encoding DNA helicase Rep: MKLNSQQQQAVEYTQGACLVLAGAGSGKTRVIINKIAHLIANCGYSPKQIAAVTFTNKAAREMRERVAHSIGKEQSKGLTISTFHTLGFEILKREYKLLGFKSGMTLFDEYDQIALLKHLLPENVTEDKDLLKTLISTISNWKNGLLSPEMVVSRVCNERERVFSHFYQLYQNQLKAYNALDFDDLIMLPVLLFLQFPEAKARWQQKIRYLLVDEYQDTNTSQYELIKLIVGDEPNFTVVGDDDQSIYSWRGAKPENMQRLQEDFNLKVIKLEQNYRSSQRILHCANILIDNNAHLFSKRLFSELGEGEKLNVIEAKNEEHEAERIVGELIAHRFSKKTKYKDYAILYRGNHQSRLLEKLLMQNRIPYKISGGTSFFSRAEIKDMMAYLRLVVNQDDDAAFLRIVNTPKREIGAVTLEKLGMLANEKQVSLFEAIFDFELIQRLTPKPYQALQDFARWIVEIADQAERSDPIDAVKDLLAKIQYEAYLYETAATPKMAEMQSRNVQTLFEWVQGMLEGDEIEEPMNLVQVVNRLTLRDMLERGEDDDEADQVQLMTLHASKGLEFPHVFLIGMEEGILPHQTSLDEDNVDEERRLAYVGITRAQQTLTFSLCKERRQYGEIIKPEPSRFLLELPQDDLVWESEKPKLTEQQLVEKTSANIANLMAMLKANKK, encoded by the coding sequence ATGAAACTAAATTCTCAACAACAACAAGCGGTGGAATATACTCAAGGGGCTTGTTTGGTGCTGGCGGGAGCTGGCTCGGGCAAGACTCGTGTGATTATTAATAAAATCGCTCACTTAATTGCAAATTGCGGCTATTCGCCGAAGCAGATTGCTGCGGTAACCTTTACCAATAAAGCCGCTCGCGAAATGCGTGAGCGGGTGGCTCACTCTATCGGTAAAGAGCAGAGCAAAGGGCTGACGATTTCTACTTTTCACACCCTAGGTTTTGAGATTTTAAAGCGTGAATATAAATTGCTTGGTTTTAAATCGGGGATGACCTTATTTGACGAATACGACCAAATCGCCTTGCTCAAACATCTATTGCCGGAAAATGTGACAGAAGATAAAGATCTGCTTAAAACCCTGATTTCTACTATTTCAAATTGGAAGAATGGTTTACTTTCGCCCGAAATGGTGGTTTCTCGTGTATGTAATGAACGTGAGCGGGTGTTCTCACATTTCTACCAGCTATATCAAAATCAGCTAAAAGCCTATAATGCGTTAGATTTTGATGATCTCATTATGCTTCCCGTGCTCCTTTTCCTCCAATTTCCTGAAGCAAAAGCTCGCTGGCAGCAAAAAATTCGCTATTTGTTGGTAGATGAATATCAAGACACCAACACCAGCCAATATGAGTTGATTAAACTGATTGTTGGCGATGAGCCAAACTTTACGGTGGTGGGTGATGATGACCAATCCATTTACTCTTGGCGTGGGGCGAAACCTGAGAATATGCAACGCTTACAAGAGGATTTCAACTTAAAAGTTATCAAGCTGGAACAGAATTATCGCTCGAGCCAGCGGATTTTACATTGTGCCAATATTTTAATTGATAACAACGCCCACTTATTCAGCAAACGCCTTTTTTCAGAGCTGGGCGAGGGCGAAAAGCTAAATGTGATTGAGGCAAAAAATGAAGAACATGAAGCCGAGCGAATTGTTGGCGAGCTGATTGCTCATCGTTTTTCTAAAAAGACCAAATATAAAGATTATGCAATTTTGTATCGAGGCAACCACCAATCCCGTTTGCTTGAAAAATTACTGATGCAAAACCGTATTCCCTATAAAATTTCCGGCGGCACCTCGTTTTTTTCCCGAGCGGAAATCAAAGATATGATGGCGTATTTACGGTTGGTAGTAAATCAAGATGATGATGCCGCTTTTTTACGCATTGTGAATACACCAAAACGGGAAATAGGGGCGGTAACGCTTGAAAAACTAGGGATGCTCGCCAATGAAAAGCAGGTTAGCTTGTTTGAAGCGATTTTTGATTTTGAGCTGATTCAGCGCCTAACACCAAAACCTTACCAAGCCTTGCAGGACTTCGCCCGCTGGATTGTGGAAATTGCTGATCAAGCAGAACGTTCCGACCCGATAGACGCAGTGAAAGATTTATTGGCAAAAATTCAATACGAAGCCTATTTGTATGAAACTGCGGCTACCCCGAAAATGGCGGAAATGCAAAGCCGTAATGTCCAAACCCTGTTTGAATGGGTGCAAGGTATGCTTGAGGGGGACGAAATTGAAGAGCCAATGAATTTGGTGCAAGTAGTGAATCGCTTGACTTTACGAGATATGCTCGAACGAGGTGAGGACGATGATGAGGCTGACCAAGTGCAACTAATGACCCTGCATGCCTCAAAAGGCTTGGAATTCCCTCATGTATTTTTAATTGGAATGGAAGAAGGTATTTTGCCGCACCAAACCAGCCTTGATGAAGATAATGTAGATGAAGAACGCCGTTTGGCTTATGTTGGTATTACCCGAGCACAGCAAACTTTGACTTTTTCTTTATGCAAAGAACGTCGCCAATACGGTGAAATCATCAAGCCTGAACCAAGTCGCTTTTTGCTTGAGCTACCGCAAGATGATTTGGTATGGGAAAGTGAAAAACCTAAATTGACCGAGCAACAGCTTGTGGAAAAAACCTCTGCCAATATCGCTAACCTAATGGCAATGTTAAAGGCGAATAAAAAATAA
- the aspA gene encoding aspartate ammonia-lyase: protein MSDMRIEHDLLGEREVPHNAYWGIHTLRAIENFNISNITISDVPEFVRGMVMVKKATALANGELGAIPKKVAKAIVQACDEVLVKGRCLDQFPSDVYQGGAGTSVNMNTNEVIANLALELLGEAKGKYDIINPMDHVNASQSTNDAYPTGFRIAVYNSIIKLVDKIVYLQTAFENKATEFADVLKMGRTQLQDAVPMTLGQEFKAFAVLLEEEVRNLKRTAELLLEVNLGATAIGTGLNTPEGYSALAVKYLAEVTGLPCSLSENLIEATSDCGAYVMVHGALKRTAVKLSKACNDLRLLSSGPRAGLNEINLPELQAGSSIMPAKVNPVVPEVVNQVCFKVIGNDTTVTFAAEAGQLQLNVMEPVIGQAMFESIELLANACINLRDKCIDGITANREICQNYVFNSIGIVTYLNPFIGHHNGDIVGKICATTGKGVREVVLERGLLTEEQLDDILSLENLMNPTYKAKRFTEDE, encoded by the coding sequence ATGTCAGATATGCGTATTGAACACGATTTATTAGGTGAAAGAGAAGTCCCTCATAATGCCTACTGGGGAATTCACACATTAAGAGCTATTGAGAACTTTAATATCTCTAATATCACCATTTCAGATGTACCTGAGTTTGTTCGTGGCATGGTAATGGTGAAAAAAGCCACAGCATTAGCCAACGGCGAATTGGGTGCAATTCCAAAGAAAGTCGCAAAAGCGATTGTACAAGCCTGTGATGAAGTATTAGTTAAAGGACGCTGCCTAGATCAGTTCCCATCGGATGTTTATCAAGGCGGGGCTGGTACTTCGGTAAATATGAATACCAACGAAGTGATTGCTAACCTTGCGTTAGAGCTTTTAGGCGAAGCGAAAGGCAAATATGACATCATTAATCCAATGGATCACGTTAATGCTAGTCAATCTACCAACGATGCTTATCCAACCGGTTTCCGTATCGCGGTTTACAACAGCATTATCAAATTAGTCGATAAAATTGTTTATCTACAAACTGCCTTTGAAAATAAAGCCACTGAATTTGCCGATGTGTTAAAAATGGGTCGCACCCAATTACAAGATGCAGTGCCAATGACGCTCGGTCAAGAATTCAAAGCTTTTGCGGTGTTATTAGAAGAAGAGGTGCGAAACCTCAAACGTACTGCCGAATTACTGCTTGAAGTAAATTTAGGCGCAACAGCAATCGGTACAGGCTTAAACACCCCTGAAGGTTATTCGGCATTAGCAGTCAAATATTTAGCAGAAGTCACCGGGCTTCCTTGCTCGCTTTCAGAAAACTTAATCGAGGCAACTTCCGACTGCGGGGCTTATGTGATGGTTCACGGTGCGTTAAAACGCACAGCAGTGAAACTCTCTAAAGCGTGTAACGACTTACGTTTACTTTCCTCCGGTCCACGTGCGGGCTTAAATGAAATCAACCTGCCTGAACTTCAAGCCGGTTCCTCTATTATGCCAGCAAAAGTCAACCCTGTTGTGCCGGAAGTGGTCAACCAAGTTTGTTTTAAAGTGATTGGTAACGACACCACCGTCACCTTTGCAGCCGAAGCCGGTCAATTACAATTAAATGTTATGGAGCCTGTTATCGGGCAAGCGATGTTTGAATCTATCGAACTACTTGCTAACGCCTGTATTAATTTACGTGATAAATGTATTGACGGCATTACCGCTAACCGCGAAATTTGCCAAAATTATGTCTTTAATTCAATTGGTATTGTGACTTACCTCAATCCGTTTATCGGTCATCATAATGGTGATATTGTCGGCAAAATTTGTGCAACTACAGGTAAAGGCGTGCGAGAAGTGGTTTTAGAGCGAGGTCTACTCACCGAAGAGCAGTTAGATGATATTCTCTCTCTCGAAAACTTAATGAACCCGACTTACAAAGCTAAACGCTTTACCGAAGATGAGTAA